The Gopherus evgoodei ecotype Sinaloan lineage chromosome 8, rGopEvg1_v1.p, whole genome shotgun sequence genome segment cctgcccatcctggctaatagccattgatggacctatcctccattaatttatctagttcttttttgaaccctgttataatcttgaccttcacaacatcctctggcagagagtcccacaggttgactgtgcgttgtgtgaagaaatacttccttttgtttgttttaaacgtgctgcctattaatttcatttggtgaaattTCATTTCCCATCGCATTGGCAGCTCTCAGGGTAGCATTTGGAGAGGGCAGGGATGCATAAGGGCGCTTAGAGGCAGACTGCGTGCAGCAGACACAACCTCCACCGGAGGGAGTGCAGACAGGCAGGGCTGTGGTGGGAGAATTTCCAGCCAGCAGCTTCTGCTCCGTTGCGATGGGAAAGGGTGCGGTACACATTGCCACACCCGAGGCACTTGCACAGCAAGTGGCATGTTCTAAATGCTTGATAAACACGGGAGATGGGGAGCGTTGTCCAGTTACTACCTGGGAAGTCCGAGCTCAGCCAGGTTATGGATGCCAAACGGTAGCCTGTTACGGGGGTCAAATTTGGGTGCCAAATGGTGGCACTAACAGCAATGTTTCGGCAACTACATTTCCAAGGTGCTgaacctgcagctccagctgccctCATGGGAGCTTTGGGTGCGCAGCCTCTTAGAAAGCCAGGCCAAAGTTACTGAGGGGCCAAACGCTGGGCATTGAAAACCTGGCTAGCACAAGTGAGCCTAGAACTCAGATGTCctggctctagggtgaccagatgtcctgattttatagggacagtcctgattattgggtctttttcttatataggctcctattacctcccacccccgttctgatttttcacactggctGTGTGATCACCCTAACTGGCTCCCACCCACTGCTGCCCAGTAGGAATTGTCTTGCTGTGGTGCAAACCCTGTCTCCTGCACAAACCCCTGAGTGATTTAGAGGGACGGGTGAGCTGCTCGTACTGTACCTATTAATGGCGTGGATGGGTGGCGCCGGAGCCCCCGCCAGCCTGGCGCAGGCGTAGTAATCCCCGATGGACTCGATAATGCCAGCGAGGGTAGCGCTGAACATCCCTAACACAGCTGCTGCCGTCACGGTAGGCAAGCCCCACTGACCTGCATCGAGCAAAGCAGAGCAAGGGATGAGCTGCCTTGGGCATCCCAAGCCCTGAACATGGCCAGGCCCGCTCAGGAGCCGCTCTAGGACCATGCCCTGCCTGGCTCAAAGGACCAGACACAGCGTGTGCTGGCAAAGGCTGCTCAGCCCATTATCCTTCTGACAAAGCGCACTGTGGACTTGTGCTTGGCATGAGTGACCTGGGAAGCCCAAACACAGCTGTGGGGCAGTAGGGGTGGAGGAAGCTGCAAGCCCTTAGagccctcccccaacacacacacactggggatatgcttctgctgctgcaggttGCTCCTTGAGAACTGCCCAGCTTTCTTCTCTGCTCTGGTGGTGCAGCCAGCCACAGAGGCGGTGCCTGTGCAGGAGGATGCCAGCTCAGGCCATGCCTGGCCAGTCTTTGTGTCTCTCCTCTGTCTCCCAGGCCACCCACTCAGCTGTGGGAGTTACCAGTGGACTCCTCTCCCTGTGAATCAGTATGGAccccaatggccctgcgcagtgcTGTGCACTAGGGGAGGGTAGAGGGTGATCTTTTCCCTACAGCAGCTTCTGCTGAGTATCTGGTCAGGGGAAAGGGTCATTTCACTCCCCCAgtctgagctccagcatggggagCAGAGTGAGGGGGCAAATTCTGAGGATCAGTGGAAGATACTGAGCAGGGGCAAAGGTGCTCTAGCTCCTTGCCTTTTCTGGGGAAGCATGCAAAAGTGTCCTGCAAGCTGGGCTGGTATGTGCACCAATGGCAGGCAAACCTGACTTGTGCACTGCATGGAAAGGCGTGTACACTTCTGCAAACACTTTCCCCGATCCCTCGTGATTAGACAGAGCCAGTCATGAGAGAATCTCACGTTCACTCACAAGGATACGGTAGGCGGAACCAGGGTGCAATTGACATGATTTTCCCCCTGGCATCCGTCCTAGCCTTATAGCCATATGCCTCAGCATTGTGTGGGAAAACGTCCGTCAGTGTTAAAATATAGCACAGCAGCCACACCACCATGATAGCCAGGATGATCTGGGGATGAAAAACAGAGGCCCATGTAACATAACTGTCCAGGCACATGGAGCAGCAACACCCCTGGAAGATGGATGGGAGAACTGCTCCAAATACAGCAAGAATTGCCCACCATGGAGTCCCAACCCCCAACCTACACTAACAACTCCGGGACCATCTAAGGCTTCTCAGAGATCCCTGTGCTATGGGACTGCTGAGACCAGCACGGCAACAGCAGGGCTTGAAGTTAGCCCATCCAATCCCACAATTCAGTCCCTGTTGAAGAAGTTCTCTTAGCCCTTAGCTGTAGCAAGACCATGCCACACAGTGGAATAGTATCCAGTCCATACTCTAGAGGGCAGTGGTAACACCAGCATACGCATCCACCCAGGACAGTATTTTGACATCTGGAAAAGTTCGGTTAACTCCAGTCTTTCCCCCATTTATTTCACATTTCcaagtatttctgctttcctgGGTTCTGACCAGCATGGTTAGTGCCAAAATGCCACAGCCATGGCCACGTTTTCTGACTTTCCAGCCCAGCAGTAAGTGCTAGCGATTGCTAGCCCGCTACCACAGCCCCAACAGCACTAGATCGTTCATAGACTTTTCCGTCACAGGCCTGAGCCCCCCGGTATGAATCTGACCCAGACCTCTGAGTGGTGTTAGGTTTCACCCATTACTGGTAATTAGCAGAGGACAGGACCGTCCATACCGGGAACATTTTGAAGATCTGTAGCCTGAACACAATACAGCCTTTCCCCCATTTGTACCCAGGCAGCCGAAAGGTCGTATTTCGCAGGTACTGGGCAAATAAAACAATCAGAAAAATGGATCTattgaaaagagaaaaagagcCATTAGGACATCCCTAGGAAATGCAGAAGGGGGACTCCCTGAGGGCCGAACTGCACCATTGTCCAGAGATCGTACGCTCTCTGGGCATGGGCCCATCTTTTTGCCTGCATTTGTACTGCACCTGGTGCTTGGTCCATGACTGGCGCTCCTGGGCACTACCATGAATAATATTAACAATAGTGTATTTGAACCCAAATGTTTTTAACCAGTTACGGGCCAGTCTATGCAAGCCAGTGTCCATTGGGCTATGCAGAAATGAGAAGGAGGACAGATCTGGTGTATGAGAAGAACATACAATCCATGCTGGTGTGGCAAACATGCCTGTGGGTGCCAGTGACCAATTTCCCCATTCATCATTTTGTGTCTGCTAAGTTCGGAGTTCCTGTTGTTTTCTGAGAATGTGTCACAAGTAAATGGTGAAGGATAATCCCGGTGAAGTGTTTTGCCTTACGTATGTTTAGTTGACTGGAATAAGCTAATCCACTATTCACTAGCTGGGCTACAACAGCAGGACATATTGGGTACTGAGTGGacctggtcaggaattttctgtcAAATGTTCTTTCCTGCAGTGGCTGCAAAAATCAAGATATTTCCAGAGGAaatttttttgcttttctatTTGGGTCAGGTCCAGCTGAATCAAAACGTTTTGGTTGATCAAACTGAATCAAATGTTTTGTTTCGGGACAGTCTGACGTTTACCTGTCTTTGTCTGAGCTGTGGTGGGGCCCCATGGGAGTTGTAATTTGGGTGTCTCGTGCCCTCATTTTCTTCTATTGGCCAGACTCCCTGACTGGACtgcatctcccataatgcatcacAGTTTCCCTTAATACTGAACTGCCACAATACCGGCTGAGAGTCTCATGTCCCtgatgcattatgggagatgtagtatGGCTAGGGACCCTGGCCCATAGAGGTGAATGGAGGCATGAGGCATCTGAAGTATAGCTCCCATGAGATACTACTGCAGCTCAGGCACACACAGCTTCGTGTAGAACTGAGcggaaatattttgacatttccaaatagaatttttttcagaacattttgctctGCCAAAATTGTttatatttcaacttttcatcctaaTTTGGAACAAAAACACAGGTTGAACTTTCATGGTATTTTCAGTCAGCTTTGGTACTTAAATATGGTGGTGGTTGGCGTCCTATATGCTTCTCGGATAGACAGCCACACAGTCAGATCAGTTATCAGACTGATTTTGAACCTCGCAGCCTATTGAAAACTCAGCAAAGCAATGACTAATGCCATCTGCTCTTTCTGTCTCaatctttgttccctttttttggCTTGAATTCTCATTCTCAAGTGATCTTGATTATGAAAAACCAATTGCTGTAAGTTACATGGAGCAGCGCTGCACGTTTTCCATATGAAATGTGCAAatgtaggcaaaactcccattggcttcaattagAGCAGGATCAGGTCTATAGGGCAAACCCCACTGCAATCAgcaaatgtgtctggggatggaattTAACCCTAAGCTGGGGGTAACTTGGAGCTTAACGGCCAGATTTTGCCTCCAGATATGCACACCCATGAGAGTGTGACACTAAGTGCTAGCAGCATGTCACTCTGTGAGCCCTGTGGCTGGTCTCTGTATGATAAGCTAGGAGCGTACAATGCTGCAATGCCCCAATGCGATCCTGCGCGGTCCCCCGCAGCTTGGAAGACTGACAGTCCTATCAGGGAGACGGTGGGAGTGACGGTGAGAGGTCCAATGTAGCTGAGCAGTGCTCCTGGCAGTCCCACAAGCCCGATCACCACTTCCACCAGGCTGGACACGATGATCGCCCCTTGGATCTATGGTGCAAAAGGGGGGGAAAGCATGTGAGGTGTGTAGATGTGGTCAGCTCAGAGCTGCCACATGCTGCCAGGCTTCTCCACCTGCGCAGGTGCTACAGAAAGGGATGAGCCTGGCAGCCTAGTGGCATTGGCATGGCTCTGACCTTGGGTGCTAAACCTGGCCCCCCCATTCCTGGAGCTGTGGAGGCAGCACATTCTGCCCCACATGGGCAGAGAGCACCATGACTATCAGCTACAAGAGTTTAGCCCTTGTCCACAGGGAGTAATGTTGTGCCGGGGAAGGCTCCATCATGTAGAAAGGGAAAGGAATAAAGAATGGAAGAACCTTGGACTTGGATGGGAATGGgaatatccatccatccatccatccagtcaTTATATATATCCATCTGTCGGTCTGTCCAGCCATCCGTCCAGCCCATGCCCTTAACAAGTTAGAGAAGGTTGGGTTGAACAGCATAAGGGGATACGCCAGTATCATGCAAGAGCAATTCTAAATGGCTGCATCCTGGTTCAAAGAAGAGCAAATGACTAAAAACATATAAAATGTGTCTTGGGTAAAACGAAGCTGACTAGTGAATAAACTCGGGAGCCGCAGTCAGTCCAGTTGGATGATGTCTGGGAGGCCACAGGCCAGGCCTCTCCTGTTTGAGTGCAGTGCGAGAACCGGAACTCTTGTAGCTGCTGTAAAGTAAGTCCTGTTGTTTGGTTAGAAGATTAAACCACTGGAGAATAACTGCATTTTACACATTGTAAAACCCAGCAAGTCTCCACTATGGCCAGGCAGCCCAGTGATGAGCTGCATTTTCTGGGTCTTAGCCTACtttccagcaggaggtgctgtctGGTGTCCACCTTCCTTTGGACATAGGAATTTCCACATTGGATCAAACCAGGCATCTATCTAATCCAGGATCCTGCGTCCAGCTGGGGCCAGAACCACCTTCTCCATAGGAAGCTGCAGGGAGACCTGCAGTGGGCTGTTAGGGGCTAACCAGCCGCACGGGAAAGATTCCTTCTAGCTCTCCATAGATAGAGGCTGGCTTATGCCCTAGAGCCTAGAGGGTTATGTCCCATTCCAAACTGGATTTTTTTGCACATGGGAGCTTCCCGGGCTGAGGGAGGATGGTGTTACTTAGGTATCTCTCCATCTGTCAGCATAGACCTTGTTAATAACAATACAGGGCTCTTACATAGCCCTTTCCACCAGCAAATCTCAAAGCACTGCACTATAGTAAATGTATTTATCGTCCCACACCCTGTATGTTAGAGCAGTGCTAGCCCCATTGCACAGCTGAGAACTGAGGCAgacagactaagtgacttgctcagtgtcacacaggaagtacaggcagagcagggaattcagtacaggtctcccacatcctagctCAGTGTCCTAACTAATAGGCAATGCCTCCTCTCCATTGCTCTGCACTGAGACAGATCCCAGCACCATTCACAGCTATGGTGCTACTGGCATGTCTGAGCACTGACCTGAGATGTGTTTGAAGGTATTTCTCATTGACCAGTCAAGTGCACCTAACCATGGCTAGAGTCACCTGGAGGGCCCTACTGCTTGTGCGCCCTGGCTGGACATGACTGCAGAAGCAGGGGGAAATTGTTGTGGCTTGCACGGGACAGAATTGGCACCTGCACTTTGCACTGGCcccctgcacagggatgaatctCATAAACACCAAGGTGCGTGGTCCTAATGCAGCTGAGATGTAAGCAAGCTTGGTCTTTGTCTAGGGGGAGTCTTCTTTCCCGTGTCCTGGTGAGACAGATCCCTGAGCCACGTACGCCCCTAGCGGCATAGTCAGAGAGCACAGCTTACTTCTCTCATCCTTGGGTGCCACACGTGAGACGTGTTCAGTGGTAACGTCCAATTGCCGTAGATCTCCTCTAAGACACAAAACGAGGCTGTTAGATGCGCGGGGATAACACTGCTCCAGGCCCTGTCCCCTAGGGCATGATTCACTGCTGCACTAgtcctgtttacactggtgcatcTCCCTTGAAATCTAGAGACCCTATTGTGCTGGCACTGTGTACCCACGGAGTGAGGGCcgatccctgtcccaaagagccgACTGGCGAAGGGTACATCTGCCCTGCAGGTGAAGGTGGGATTGTAACACGGGTATCATATCTGAGCGAGCTTTAATCTTTCCAGCATGGGCAACAATAGCAGTGGAGATGCAGCGGCCTGGACCAGCAGCCCAGGTATGTACACAGGGGCACCGGTGGGCTGGTACTGGGACGGCTAGCCTGTGCCAAAGCCTGCGCCACCATGATCAACATTACCCATGCCCAGCTGGATTAAGGCTAACCCTGGCATGCCTAATGGTGCTGCAATCACACTTtcatttgctgtgtagacgtgCCCTAAATAGAccagtgtgggaggggaaacagaggcagacagAGGAAGGAACTGGCTCCAGGTCAGGGAACTGGGCACAGAGCCATGGCCTCCTGGGCTGGTGCCCTTACCTACTAGACTATACTATCTTTTGATAGTTGTGCTTCAGCCATGCCACTTGGCACATGACACTGAGcgttctctctctcaggtgcttggctggctgttCCCCCTCACAGGCTCAGTGTCTAACTGACACCATATATGGGGTAAGGCAGGAATTTTCCCCAGCTCAGATTGGCAGCGACCTTGGTGGGTTTCACCTTCTTCTGTGGTGTTGGAAGCAGGTCGCTTGCCAAGTTCCTCTGGGTATTACTCATTTAATtagttccctgccactgcaggggcctcGGGCACTGGTGTACCTCAGCCCCCCGCCCCAGTTCGTGCCCATACTAGAGCTGTCTCCTATGGGCTTGGTCCCCTTTTGGTTGTTGGGATTAGTGTGCAGGTATTGAGTGGGGTTGTTAGGCTAATATGCAGGAGATCAGGCTAGTGGAGGCCCTTTCTGGCTAGTGGAGGTCTGGTGGGCTCCTTCTGGTCTTAACTGCTATGACCCTGTTGTACCCTTAGCTATAAGGGTTGTACTTGGAGGGGCTGTTAAGTGACTCATGGGCTTTACCACATGACCTGGATGTAAATGAAGCTTCAGTTACCTTCTGGGGGACATTTCCATTTCTCCAGGGCCAGGATGGACTTGGCAGGAACCAGAAAGGCTAGTGCGCTTGCTTGAAACAGGGGGAGGCTGCATGAGCAAGAAGGAAAAGCCTCATTTGCAATTGCCCGCCACTCTGCCTCGCCTTCAAAACTTCCTGTGCAATGGTTCAACAGGGACCAACAGCCAAAAGAAAGCGTGGAGAACAATTGCCATAGAGTGCAACCTACCGGATCCCCAGCGTGGTCTGGATCAGCGTGGTGATCCCGACGCAGGTGAAGATGGTGCCGATGAGCTGGCTGACTGTGTATTGGTCCTTTCCCACACACAGGGACTCTGCCAGGAGGAACGGGACGGCGATCGTCCCGCTGAAACAGGTCAGGTAGTGCTGGAGCAGGGAAGGTAAAGGAGTCTTTGGTTAGGGCTGTTGGGCGGATCTGAGAACCCACCTCCATTCCCAGGGAGAGTGAAGTTCGCCTCTGCACAAAGCCATGGTACCGTTTAAGTCCCAATGTGCTATGGGACTTAAATGGTGCACTGCATCTTGTGCTGGATCTCTGAATGTCAGGGGTTTGCTCTTGACACTGTTAATGAGACCAAAACTCAGAGTCACGTATAAGGTCATGTGGTATAAGGAAAACTGTATTAAAATTGTACAGCGATCACTTTAGATGTTCAGTGGtgtcctggtcctgcttgcaggctacaGAACTCTGTAAGGAAGTGTGTGAGCCACTGTCAGTTTGCACCAGACAATTAGTAATACCTGTTTTAGGAAGCAgcctgctttttctctctctgtttttttttcctttgtgttgGTAAGGGACTGGATTTTAAGACATAAAGTGGTGTTACGTTGCACCCTTCCAGAAAGATTAAAAACCATAGAATACACTAACTTCTCTGTGTGAGTGTCATGACCATAACAGGGCACTGGAAGCAAGAGAGTGGGGCAGTGCGCTCTGATCTCTCCTTCCTTACCTGAAAGCCGAGCAGGATGCAGAGGTACCATGGGGGTACGTCTTCAATTTTATAGATCATGTCAAATTCTTTCTGgtccctccctgtgcctgtgGCTTGGCGCTGGAAATGGAGAAAGGACgatttcagcagcagcaggggcagagaGCAGAGGTTGGCGGTTAGGCTGAGAAGCTTGACAGAAATCAAATGCGAGCGGATTTCCTTGCTCCCCCATGACTTGGTCTCTGAAGCGATTGCCCCAGTGCAGGGAGATTTGAGACATATCTGCTATGCCCCAGCTCTCTTGGAGTAACATACTCAGCCAATCTGTCCTGAGAGCCCTCGGGCCTGCTGCAAAGGCCACattgcagctggagcccccagctgagaatctggctggCCCCTCATAGGGAGCCCACACTGGAGCAATAGTTCTGTCCCCAGTGCAGTGTGTTCCCTACTCCATGCccacagcaggggaggaagggaacttagtaccaccccaccccacctctcatACTCCCTTCAGACAGGGAAGGGCTAACAGGGAGACTGGGCTGTGTTCTCCAGTGGGATTCTGGCTGGCTCCTGCATAGGGGGGACAAAGCAATCTGTTCCCTGCCCACTCATGCACAGACCCCCTGGGGCCGGCTCCAAATAGCCCCCTGAGGTTCTGGGTGTCACCACTCAGACCCAGCACTGTTGTCTCCGGttccctgaagcatctggttccACTGCGCTGCTGTTTTCATTAGCCACACATTCCTAGGGCCAGTGTTCAGAGCAGGCTGGGATtacccagcatgcactgggtGCACTTGCAGAGGGCCCCCATCTCAAGGAGCCTCCACCCACCGGAAACAAGCCCAATCCAAGCTGGCGTGGTGCTgtgaccccatgtgccaggtcacaGCCCCGTGCACTCCAATCATGACAGGGGAgctgctgggccaaacctgagcagcgcAGGGCTGAGGCGGGAGAGGGGAGTGAGTGGAACAGGGTGGCTGCGATCAGGGAGAGCTGCCCTAGCTTGGGATGGGAGCAAGGTgctgagatggggggagggggtgctggtGGCCAGGAAGGTCCCTGAGGCggtgggtgaggggctggg includes the following:
- the SLC23A1 gene encoding solute carrier family 23 member 1, coding for MGNSSEDLSQTKNGNAASAQHEGIPEIITENSYAKEPESEDKRQATGTGRDQKEFDMIYKIEDVPPWYLCILLGFQHYLTCFSGTIAVPFLLAESLCVGKDQYTVSQLIGTIFTCVGITTLIQTTLGIRLPLFQASALAFLVPAKSILALEKWKCPPEEEIYGNWTLPLNTSHVWHPRMREIQGAIIVSSLVEVVIGLVGLPGALLSYIGPLTVTPTVSLIGLSVFQAAGDRAGSHWGIAALSIFLIVLFAQYLRNTTFRLPGYKWGKGCIVFRLQIFKMFPIILAIMVVWLLCYILTLTDVFPHNAEAYGYKARTDARGKIMSIAPWFRLPYPCQWGLPTVTAAAVLGMFSATLAGIIESIGDYYACARLAGAPAPPIHAINRGIFTEGISCIIAGLLGTGNGSTSSSPNIGVLGITKVGSRRVVQYGAGIMLVLGTIGKFTALFASLPDPILGGMFCTLFGMITAVGLSNLQFVDMNSSRNLFILGFAMFFGLTLPNYLDSRPNAINTGVPEVDQILTVLLTTEMFVGGGIAFILDNTIPGTQEERGLVQWKAGAHADRTTAANLKSYDFPFGMSMVKRIEWFKYVPVCPVFKGFNARTKRNCDTMENIQDNTDNLFICTKV